CTGATCCCAGTGGTCACTGTGGCCAGCACCGGCCTCGGTGGTTCTGTGCTGATGGCCACGCCTGCGGCTGCCGCGCCCGAACCTGCCAAGCGCACGCCGACCCCTGCCACAGCGTATGAACCCACTTACTTCACCGCCGAAGAGTGGGCATTCGTGAACGCTGCGGTGGCGCGCCTTATCCCGGCAGACGAGCAAGGCCCCGGCGCCCTGGAAGCAGGCGTCCCGGAATATATCGACCGCCAGATGAACACGCCTTACGCCAGTGGCGCGCTGTGGTTCATGCAAGGTCCGTTCAATGCCGACGCGCCGCCTGAGATGGGCTGGCAGAGCAAACTGGTGCCAAAACAGATCTATCGTCTGGGCATCGCTGCCACGGAGGAGTTCTGCAAAAAAGCCTATAACTCAACGTTTGCTGGGCTAGACAGCGCTACCCGAGACGAAGTGCTGAAAAAACTGGAAGCAGGCACGCCTAAATTCGAGAACGTCCCGGCCAAGATGTTTTTCAGCTTTTTGCTGCAAAACACCAAGGAAGGCTTCTTTTGCGACCCGATTCACGGTGGCAACAAAGGCATGGTCGGCTGGACCATGATCGGCTTCCCTGGCGCGCGCGCAGATTTTATGGACTGGGTTGAACGCAACGAACAGTACCCCTTCCCGGCAGTATCCATCCGCGGCGAGAGGGCTTGAGCATGTCGACCGTTATGAAAAAAGTTGATGCAGTTATCGTCGGTTTCGGCTGGACCGGCGCGATCATGGCCAAAGAACTGACCGAAGCTGGCCTGAATGTTGTGGCCCTAGAACGTGGCCCAATGCAGGACACCTACCCGGACGGTAACTATCCACAGGTGATCGATGAACTGACCTACAGCGTGCGTAAAAAGCTGTTTCAGGACGTCTCCAAAGAAACCGTCACCATCCGTCACAGCATCAATGACGTGGCCCTGCCTAATCGCCAACTGGGTGCATTCCTGCCGGGTAACGGTGTGGGCGGCGCAGGCTTGCACTGGTCGGGCGTGCATTTTCGGGTAGACCCGATGGAACTGCGCATGCGCAGCCATTACGAAGAGCGCTACGGCAAAAACTTTATCCCCAAGGACATGACCATCCAGGACTTCGGCGTCAGCTATGAAGAGCTGGAACCGTTTTTCGACTATGCCGAAAAAGTGTTCGGTACTTCGGGTCAGGCCTGGACAGTCAACGGCCAATTGGTCGGCGAAGGCAAAGGCGGCAACCCTTATGCGCCGGATCGTTCGGATAATTTCCCGCTGGTGTCGCAGAAGAACACTTACTCCGCGCAGCTGTTTCAGAAAGCGGCCAATGACGTGGGCTACAAGCCTTACAACCTTCCGTCAGCGAACACCTCCGGGCCTTACACCAACC
This genomic stretch from Pseudomonas deceptionensis harbors:
- a CDS encoding gluconate 2-dehydrogenase subunit 3 family protein, with the protein product MSEQDNPRREFLRKTLTLIPVVTVASTGLGGSVLMATPAAAAPEPAKRTPTPATAYEPTYFTAEEWAFVNAAVARLIPADEQGPGALEAGVPEYIDRQMNTPYASGALWFMQGPFNADAPPEMGWQSKLVPKQIYRLGIAATEEFCKKAYNSTFAGLDSATRDEVLKKLEAGTPKFENVPAKMFFSFLLQNTKEGFFCDPIHGGNKGMVGWTMIGFPGARADFMDWVERNEQYPFPAVSIRGERA